In the genome of Opitutia bacterium KCR 482, one region contains:
- a CDS encoding MotA/TolQ/ExbB proton channel family protein has translation MDFTSIFPTPVLASSPADYFIQSNFAGQVIVVILLAMSIYAWGIMICKKADLSAIEEMNAKTARLLKSSNLVEAASSKSIQGPFAKLLKNAVNAWLEVGISPNDRAARISYVENTLGRTLARQQMQYNSKMTQLGTIVSGGPFLGLLGTAWGVMDCFGSMSSQASVTLQMLAPGVAGSLLTTVAGLVVAIPSVFGYNMLADKARKISVDTENFASLIADRIEMESREHSEEVEPVRQPAKPAPVREIPQAKASAPVRTAPETKIMDFSLDDEDDGSPTPPRQFDE, from the coding sequence ATGGATTTTACTTCGATTTTCCCGACGCCCGTATTGGCTTCGTCGCCTGCGGATTATTTCATTCAGTCGAACTTCGCGGGGCAGGTCATTGTCGTGATACTGCTTGCGATGAGCATATACGCATGGGGAATCATGATTTGCAAAAAAGCCGACCTCTCGGCAATCGAGGAGATGAACGCAAAAACCGCGCGTCTGCTGAAATCGTCGAACCTCGTCGAGGCGGCAAGCTCGAAATCGATTCAGGGGCCTTTCGCAAAACTGCTAAAAAACGCGGTCAATGCGTGGCTTGAAGTCGGCATTTCGCCCAACGACAGGGCGGCGAGAATTTCGTATGTGGAAAACACGCTCGGGCGCACGCTCGCGCGGCAGCAAATGCAATACAACTCAAAAATGACGCAGCTCGGAACAATCGTGAGCGGCGGGCCGTTTCTGGGGCTGCTCGGCACGGCGTGGGGCGTCATGGACTGCTTCGGGTCGATGAGCTCGCAGGCGTCGGTCACATTGCAAATGCTCGCCCCCGGCGTTGCGGGTTCGCTTTTGACGACCGTCGCGGGGCTTGTGGTCGCAATCCCGTCGGTGTTCGGCTACAACATGCTCGCCGACAAGGCGCGTAAAATTTCGGTCGATACCGAAAACTTCGCAAGCCTCATCGCCGACAGAATCGAAATGGAATCGCGCGAGCACTCCGAGGAGGTCGAACCTGTCCGCCAGCCCGCAAAGCCCGCCCCCGTGCGCGAAATTCCGCAGGCGAAGGCGTCCGCGCCCGTCCGCACCGCGCCCGAAACGAAAATCATGGACTTTTCCCTCGACGACGAGGACGACGGCAGCCCCACCCCGCCCCGCCAATTCGACGAATAG
- a CDS encoding diadenylate cyclase, which yields MQLARFLKKSRIIDVKSVDFRGVLTELLAAVPDSALGSADRNAVMQGLVERENAISTYLESGICMPHMRVEGLKQKYVIAAGRCENPVKIRDNEEPKRLCMVFLLLSNDHVESYMDTLSMFAKIFSADSEAALRIKSAKDLSSFRTAVSGIFGKPQSGGDSSKTDKPTRELRKKLSEVVKTNDLIMRSAVKIAKVSNCSTILVQGDTFKNFPDLSKVLGGSRVVVVSDNPTLPIPPSWQLVNVRAFSKSRFSQLRSALMIGITRGIFGVKEKICCIGGVLESDKIDTIVILDIEKEYSDIFIGQKNLLPDGVKPEVIERVIDIATELSVEGREGKPVGCIFVIGDVAELKPHIKQLILNPFYGYKPEDRNILNPFMDETVKEYSLIDGAFIIDGGGILESAGSLIHTPDFKLQLPGGLGARHAAAYSISLMANCISLVVSSSTGQITLFRRGQMLPITEKKRE from the coding sequence TCGACGTAAAGAGCGTCGATTTCAGGGGCGTTTTGACCGAGCTTCTCGCCGCCGTGCCCGACTCCGCTCTGGGTTCGGCGGACAGAAACGCCGTCATGCAGGGGCTTGTGGAGCGCGAGAACGCAATCTCGACGTATCTCGAAAGCGGAATTTGCATGCCGCACATGCGCGTGGAGGGGCTTAAACAAAAATATGTAATCGCGGCGGGACGCTGCGAAAACCCCGTGAAAATCAGGGACAATGAAGAGCCGAAACGGCTTTGCATGGTGTTCCTGCTGCTGTCGAACGACCATGTGGAATCGTACATGGACACGCTTTCGATGTTCGCGAAAATCTTTTCGGCGGATTCCGAGGCGGCCCTGCGCATAAAAAGCGCAAAGGATTTGTCCTCGTTCAGGACGGCGGTTTCGGGGATTTTCGGCAAGCCGCAGTCGGGCGGAGACTCGTCGAAGACCGACAAGCCCACGCGCGAGTTGCGCAAAAAACTTTCGGAGGTCGTAAAAACAAACGACCTCATCATGCGCTCGGCGGTGAAAATCGCAAAAGTTTCGAATTGCTCCACGATTCTCGTGCAGGGAGACACTTTCAAAAACTTCCCCGACCTCTCAAAAGTCTTGGGCGGCTCGCGGGTGGTGGTGGTGAGCGACAACCCGACGCTTCCGATTCCGCCGTCGTGGCAGCTCGTGAACGTCAGGGCGTTTTCGAAGTCGCGCTTTTCGCAGTTGAGGAGCGCGTTGATGATTGGAATCACGCGCGGAATCTTCGGCGTGAAGGAGAAAATCTGCTGTATCGGCGGCGTTCTCGAAAGCGACAAGATTGACACTATCGTAATCCTCGACATCGAAAAGGAATACTCCGACATTTTCATCGGGCAGAAAAACCTTTTGCCCGACGGCGTGAAGCCCGAAGTAATTGAGCGCGTAATAGACATTGCGACGGAGCTTTCGGTGGAGGGGCGCGAGGGCAAGCCCGTCGGCTGCATCTTCGTTATCGGCGACGTTGCCGAGCTTAAACCGCACATCAAACAGCTGATTCTAAACCCGTTCTACGGCTACAAACCCGAAGACCGAAACATTCTAAACCCTTTCATGGACGAAACCGTAAAGGAGTATTCTCTCATCGACGGCGCGTTTATCATCGACGGCGGCGGAATTTTGGAGTCGGCCGGCTCGCTAATCCACACGCCCGACTTCAAGTTGCAGCTCCCCGGCGGGCTGGGCGCGCGCCACGCGGCGGCGTATTCCATTTCGCTCATGGCGAACTGCATTTCGCTTGTGGTTTCGTCGAGCACGGGGCAGATTACGCTTTTCAGACGCGGTCAAATGCTGCCCATTACCGAGAAAAAACGCGAGTGA
- a CDS encoding biopolymer transporter ExbD — protein MKFRTKIEQSGLTELNVTPLMDLAFSLLIIFMISTPLLEQTIPVHLPKQDKNDASQRPDIDFQLISIKENGQIYWGKQPVDLVQLDTLLGALAGQPEPPAISLRGDLSLPYQKIVDVISAIKRHNLTKLHLDTEVK, from the coding sequence ATGAAATTCCGCACGAAAATAGAGCAGTCGGGGCTGACCGAACTCAACGTAACGCCGCTCATGGACTTGGCGTTCTCGCTGCTTATCATTTTCATGATAAGCACGCCGCTGCTCGAACAGACAATCCCCGTCCACCTGCCCAAGCAGGACAAAAACGACGCAAGCCAACGCCCCGACATAGACTTTCAGCTAATCTCGATTAAGGAGAACGGCCAGATTTACTGGGGCAAACAACCCGTGGACCTCGTGCAGCTCGACACCCTGCTCGGCGCGCTGGCGGGGCAGCCCGAACCGCCCGCAATCAGCCTGCGCGGAGACCTCTCGCTGCCCTACCAGAAAATAGTCGACGTGATTTCGGCAATCAAACGCCACAACCTCACGAAACTCCATTTGGACACGGAAGTCAAATGA
- a CDS encoding DUF475 domain-containing protein: MKYFKWSFFVLICGMVFAFWRGESVQAGLGFKDLIAALIISALEVSLSFDNAVVNAAKLEKMPPIWRRRFLTWGIAIAVFGMRFVFPIVIVAAFSGISCGAVLDLALHNPDEYAAHLSHAHVGISSFGGAFLFMLFFEFMFDREKTLHWISPLEKPLHRLGRFKIAPTVLTLAALCAVQFFIPSDEIKMSFFAGVAGIATHLAIHGASGKLEKMAAQKHAFALKHAGLAAFIYLELIDASFSLDGVLGAFALTKDIVIIALGLAVGAFFVRSMTVVLVEKKTLDKLLYLTHGAYWAIGSLAALMFVSTVREVPEIITGLAGIALIAASLVSSLRAPKKA; encoded by the coding sequence ATGAAGTATTTTAAGTGGTCGTTTTTCGTCCTTATCTGCGGAATGGTTTTCGCGTTTTGGCGCGGGGAATCCGTGCAGGCGGGGCTTGGCTTTAAGGATTTGATTGCTGCTCTCATCATCAGCGCGCTCGAAGTGAGTCTGTCGTTCGACAACGCCGTTGTCAACGCCGCCAAGCTCGAAAAAATGCCGCCAATCTGGCGCAGACGCTTTCTAACTTGGGGCATTGCGATAGCGGTTTTCGGAATGCGTTTCGTCTTCCCGATTGTGATTGTCGCGGCGTTTTCGGGAATTTCGTGCGGGGCGGTTCTCGACTTGGCTTTGCACAATCCCGACGAGTACGCCGCGCACCTTTCGCACGCCCACGTGGGGATTTCCTCGTTCGGCGGCGCGTTCCTTTTCATGCTGTTTTTCGAGTTCATGTTCGACCGCGAAAAAACGCTCCACTGGATTTCCCCTCTTGAAAAGCCCCTCCACAGGCTCGGCAGATTCAAAATTGCGCCGACCGTTTTGACGCTCGCCGCCCTTTGCGCCGTCCAGTTCTTCATTCCGTCGGACGAAATCAAGATGTCGTTTTTTGCGGGCGTTGCGGGCATCGCGACGCATTTGGCAATCCACGGGGCCAGCGGCAAGCTCGAAAAAATGGCGGCGCAAAAGCACGCGTTTGCGCTCAAACACGCGGGGCTTGCGGCGTTCATATACCTCGAACTGATTGACGCGTCGTTCTCGCTCGACGGCGTGCTTGGGGCGTTTGCTCTCACGAAAGACATCGTGATTATCGCACTCGGGCTTGCGGTGGGCGCGTTTTTCGTGCGCTCCATGACCGTGGTTCTCGTCGAAAAAAAGACGCTCGACAAACTTCTGTACCTCACCCACGGCGCGTATTGGGCGATTGGCTCGCTCGCCGCGCTGATGTTCGTTTCGACCGTCCGCGAAGTCCCCGAAATCATCACGGGGCTTGCGGGCATTGCGCTGATTGCGGCCTCCCTCGTGTCGTCCCTGCGCGCGCCTAAAAAGGCGTAG
- a CDS encoding TonB family protein produces the protein MTPDNTKFGYYCSLALHISVSVAAIVSVLVSSIFKSEPHPIDPNQVFEMVEPPEPAAEAPAQAETAPEAQPDLEQDLNLEPVEPIELPDPAPEPEPTPPAPKPEPTPAPTPKPPKKPKVEKKPEPKPQKVSYQDFAKKNPKKPRKSAQTPRTQAPVKVGKISAKTGNIDNIAKLGASISGKAGTSAAMRNMLAAYIGEIKRKAESNWAIPVTAQNSDLSAKVEFRVSKNGEISGLRIIRSSGNAEVDNSILAALRSISLTPPPDNEPHHITITFSIL, from the coding sequence ATGACGCCCGACAATACCAAGTTCGGCTATTACTGCTCGCTCGCGCTCCATATTTCGGTAAGCGTGGCGGCGATTGTGTCGGTGCTCGTAAGCTCGATTTTCAAGAGCGAGCCGCACCCCATTGACCCGAATCAGGTATTCGAAATGGTAGAGCCGCCAGAACCCGCGGCAGAAGCCCCCGCGCAGGCGGAAACCGCGCCCGAAGCCCAGCCCGACCTGGAACAGGACTTGAACCTTGAACCCGTCGAGCCTATCGAGCTTCCCGACCCCGCGCCCGAACCCGAGCCTACCCCGCCCGCGCCGAAGCCAGAACCCACACCCGCGCCTACGCCCAAGCCCCCGAAAAAGCCGAAGGTCGAAAAAAAGCCCGAACCGAAGCCGCAGAAAGTTTCGTATCAGGATTTCGCAAAGAAAAACCCGAAAAAACCGCGCAAAAGCGCGCAGACTCCGCGCACACAGGCGCCAGTGAAAGTCGGGAAAATCAGCGCAAAGACGGGCAACATCGACAACATCGCAAAACTCGGCGCAAGCATTTCGGGCAAGGCGGGCACAAGCGCGGCAATGCGGAACATGCTCGCCGCGTACATCGGCGAAATCAAGCGCAAGGCGGAATCGAACTGGGCGATTCCCGTTACCGCGCAAAACTCCGACCTCTCCGCAAAAGTCGAATTCAGGGTAAGCAAAAACGGCGAAATCAGCGGTCTGCGGATTATAAGAAGCAGCGGAAACGCGGAGGTTGACAACTCGATTCTCGCGGCTCTGCGCTCGATTTCCCTCACACCGCCGCCCGACAACGAACCGCACCACATCACGATTACGTTCTCGATTCTCTAA
- the uvrA gene encoding excinuclease ABC subunit UvrA, with translation MQTNSDISAARGGFEKMEIRGAREHNLKNVNLDIPRGKIVAFTGRSGSGKSSLAFDTIYAEGYRKYMESLSADARRLLSQIDKPAVESIRGLSPVIAIEQVKSLGSNPRSTLATLTEIADYARVLWSLAGEQRCPKDGGKISRRSVDECVDAVLALPQGSRVYILAPRGSFKPAAAKAEIKSLRQRAWQRARLNGEIFELDDPAAERELFEKFKSEKLLKLDLVIDRFPLSSAARGRIADSLELALREGADKALAAYSAGGKSGELVLSTAFACEKCGEIYAPLTVRNFSFNHPDGACKFCGGIGRVMRTSEKLAVPDDSKSVAGGAIKAWRVGAKSIIIAHNRILRQLAEQIPFDTSVPWRDLPAETRKILLYGDDSRTYFLRLKRGNCKAAEVHFGGVLAEVDRLCAETTSDGLRARLSVFQMSSECPVCGGARFSERTRNVFVEGVSYDKFCAMSVAESLAFVKSLESLKKYDSVRDAVNGLRDRLGFLNTVGLSYISLDREASTLSGGEAQRARLATQLGMDLTGVTYVLDEPTIGLHPSDDAMLIGALKTLKDRGNSVLLVEHDEAALRAADWVVELGPEAGEKGGELTFNGTLADCLKSKTSRTGMYLSGRAKIGRPSPRLSPANGWLTVKKARENNLKNIDVKFPVGLFTVVCGVSGSGKSTLVNDILAKAAAAKLNGAKEIAGAHGGIAGFDNFDTCVRVDQSPIGKSPRSNPATYTKLFDLLRELYAQTPLAKMRGYSAGRFSFNVKGGRCEHCRGDGSICLDMQFLGEVYITCPSCGGKRYNRETLEVRYKGLNIAEALNLTVDEALGVFAAYPRIVAKLKTLSDVGLGYIRLGQPANTLSGGEAQRIKLSLELSRRTHGRALYILDEPTTGLHWDDIDKLLKLLFELRDAGNTIIVIEHHPDFVKLADWLVELGPTGGAAGGYAVFEGTFDELKSADTPTAKFVR, from the coding sequence ATGCAAACAAATTCGGATATTTCGGCGGCGCGCGGCGGTTTCGAAAAAATGGAGATACGCGGCGCGCGCGAGCATAATTTAAAAAACGTCAACCTCGACATTCCGCGCGGGAAAATCGTGGCGTTCACGGGTCGGAGCGGATCGGGAAAATCGTCGCTTGCGTTCGACACAATCTACGCGGAGGGGTACAGAAAATACATGGAGAGCCTCTCAGCCGACGCCCGACGGCTGCTCAGCCAGATAGACAAACCCGCGGTGGAGTCGATTCGCGGGCTGTCGCCTGTAATCGCGATAGAGCAGGTGAAGTCGCTCGGCTCGAACCCGCGCAGCACGCTCGCAACGCTCACCGAAATAGCCGACTACGCAAGGGTGCTTTGGAGCCTTGCGGGAGAGCAGCGCTGCCCCAAAGACGGCGGAAAAATCTCGCGCCGAAGCGTGGACGAATGCGTAGACGCGGTGCTCGCGCTTCCGCAAGGCTCGCGCGTTTACATTCTCGCGCCGCGCGGCTCGTTCAAGCCCGCCGCGGCGAAGGCGGAAATCAAAAGCCTGCGCCAGCGGGCGTGGCAGAGGGCGCGTCTCAACGGCGAAATCTTCGAGCTTGACGACCCCGCCGCCGAACGCGAGCTTTTCGAAAAATTCAAGTCCGAAAAACTTTTGAAACTCGACCTCGTGATAGACCGCTTTCCGCTCTCGTCGGCGGCGCGGGGAAGAATTGCGGACTCGCTCGAACTCGCGCTCCGCGAGGGCGCGGACAAGGCTCTTGCCGCGTACTCCGCCGGCGGCAAAAGCGGCGAGCTTGTGCTAAGCACGGCGTTTGCCTGCGAAAAATGCGGCGAAATCTACGCGCCGCTTACCGTGAGAAACTTCTCGTTCAACCACCCCGACGGCGCGTGCAAATTCTGCGGCGGAATCGGGCGCGTAATGCGCACGAGCGAAAAGCTCGCCGTGCCCGACGACTCCAAAAGCGTCGCGGGAGGCGCAATCAAGGCGTGGAGGGTCGGGGCGAAGAGCATAATAATTGCCCACAACAGGATTCTGCGGCAGCTCGCCGAACAAATCCCGTTCGACACAAGCGTTCCGTGGCGCGACCTCCCCGCCGAAACGCGGAAAATCCTGCTCTACGGGGACGACTCGCGGACGTATTTTCTGCGGCTCAAACGCGGAAACTGCAAGGCGGCGGAAGTGCATTTCGGGGGAGTCCTCGCCGAGGTGGACAGGCTCTGCGCGGAAACGACAAGCGACGGACTCCGCGCAAGGCTTTCGGTGTTCCAGATGTCGTCGGAGTGCCCCGTCTGCGGCGGCGCGAGGTTTTCGGAGCGCACGCGCAACGTGTTTGTGGAGGGCGTCTCGTACGACAAATTCTGCGCGATGAGCGTGGCGGAGTCGCTGGCGTTTGTGAAGTCGCTCGAAAGCCTGAAAAAATACGACAGCGTGCGCGACGCCGTAAACGGGCTTCGCGACAGGCTCGGATTCCTGAACACGGTTGGGCTTTCGTACATCTCGCTCGACCGCGAGGCGTCTACGCTTTCGGGCGGCGAGGCGCAACGCGCGAGGCTCGCAACGCAGCTCGGAATGGACCTGACGGGCGTTACATACGTCCTCGACGAGCCGACAATCGGGCTTCACCCGTCCGACGACGCAATGCTGATAGGCGCGCTCAAAACGCTCAAAGACAGGGGGAACTCTGTCCTGCTTGTCGAGCACGACGAAGCCGCCCTCCGCGCGGCGGACTGGGTTGTGGAACTCGGCCCCGAAGCGGGCGAAAAGGGCGGCGAGCTTACATTCAACGGAACTCTCGCCGACTGCCTGAAATCGAAAACGTCGCGCACGGGAATGTACCTTTCGGGACGCGCGAAAATCGGGCGTCCGTCGCCGCGGCTCTCGCCCGCAAACGGCTGGCTCACGGTCAAAAAGGCGAGGGAAAACAACCTCAAAAACATCGACGTAAAATTCCCCGTCGGGCTGTTCACCGTGGTTTGCGGGGTATCAGGCTCTGGAAAATCCACGCTTGTGAACGACATTCTCGCAAAGGCCGCCGCCGCAAAGCTGAACGGAGCAAAGGAAATCGCGGGGGCGCACGGCGGCATCGCGGGCTTCGACAACTTCGACACCTGCGTGCGCGTAGACCAGTCGCCGATAGGCAAAAGCCCGCGCTCGAACCCCGCAACCTACACAAAGCTTTTCGACCTCCTGCGCGAGCTTTACGCCCAGACGCCGCTTGCAAAAATGCGCGGCTACTCGGCGGGGCGGTTCAGTTTCAACGTCAAGGGCGGACGCTGCGAGCACTGCCGCGGCGACGGCTCAATCTGCCTAGACATGCAGTTTTTGGGCGAAGTCTACATCACCTGCCCGTCGTGCGGCGGCAAACGCTACAACCGCGAGACGCTCGAAGTGCGCTACAAGGGGCTGAACATCGCCGAAGCCCTGAACCTGACGGTAGACGAGGCGCTGGGCGTGTTCGCGGCGTACCCGCGGATTGTCGCAAAGCTCAAAACGCTCAGCGACGTCGGGCTTGGCTACATCAGGCTCGGACAGCCCGCAAACACGCTTTCGGGCGGCGAGGCGCAGAGGATAAAACTTTCGCTCGAACTCTCGCGGCGCACGCACGGACGCGCCCTCTACATTCTCGACGAACCCACCACGGGACTGCATTGGGACGACATCGACAAACTCCTCAAACTGCTCTTCGAACTGCGCGACGCCGGCAACACGATAATCGTAATAGAGCACCACCCCGACTTCGTGAAGCTCGCCGACTGGCTTGTGGAGCTTGGACCGACGGGCGGCGCGGCGGGCGGATACGCGGTTTTCGAGGGAACTTTCGACGAATTGAAGTCGGCGGACACTCCCACGGCAAAATTTGTTCGATAA